The Takifugu flavidus isolate HTHZ2018 chromosome 16, ASM371156v2, whole genome shotgun sequence genome contains the following window.
actacagacctgtggcgctcacctctgtagtcatgaagtccttagagcgcctgatcctgccacacctcaagtccatcaccacccccctcctggatccactgcagttcgcctacagagccaacagatctgtggacgacgcggtcaacctggcccttcactccatcctgcagcatctggactccccgggaacctacgcgaggatcctgttcgtggacttcagctctgcattcaacaccatccgccccgctctgctacaggacaagctgtcccagcttagtgtgcctgactccctctgcaggtggatcactcacttcctgacggatcaggggcagtatgtgcggctggggaagactgtctcggactctgtctccatcagcactggatcaccccagggctgtgtactttcctccctcctcttctccctgtacacaaactgctgcacctcaagccaccagtctgtcaaactgatcaagtttgcggatgacaccaccctcatcgggctcatctccaatggcgatgagactgcctacaggagggaggtggctcgactggtgtcctggtgcggacacaacaacctgcagctgaacgctcagaagacagtggagatgattgtggacttcaggaaagtcacagcccctttgcccccccttgccctcatggactcccccatcaccatcgcggactccttcagcttcctgggcaccaccatcacccgggaccttaagtgggagccaaccatcagctccctcatcaagaaggcccagcaaaggatgttcttcctacggaagctgaggaagctcaaactgcctcccaggatgttggcgcagttttatacggccatcatcgagtccatcctcacctcctccatcaccgtgtggtttgctggtgccaccgtcagggacagactgaggctgagaaggtgatcggctgcaggcttccatccatccaggacctgtatatctccaggacccggaggtgtgcaggtcggatcacggccgacccttcccaccctggtcacggactgttttcccccctcccctcaggcaggagactacggtccattcggaccaaaacctcccgctacttgaacagcttcttcccctctgccatcaggctgctgaacaccaagtgacttagcAATTAAGCACcttgtacagcagccagtcggactcacgaacaatacattactcctgcatggacctgcactatttcttaccacttacctcttaccacttactatttatgtatatactgtatataagtcttattttattttatttatcttattctagtgtggtcttctttatgttgaatgtcgcagcatcacaccatgacaaattcctagtttgtgtaatactgtgtattacatgaacaatggcaataaatctgcttctgattctgattctgaaagaAATCTGTCTAACCTCCTGTGctgttgttttggttgtttcGCCAGCCTCTGCTTCAGCCTCCTCCAGTGTCTTGCCTGAGAACCTCTTCAGCCAGTCATCGTCAGACCACACTGAAATGAAAGGCACCGTTAAAAACTGAGGCGAGGCTTTAAGGGTCTGCCAAAGCAAATGCCTCCGTGCATCACCTGGTCTAGAGGAGCCCTCTTTGATCCTCATAGGTTTGGCAATGTTGACTCGGATGGTTCGGCCAAAAAGTTCAGACTCATTCTGGCAACAGGGGGATCAACGATTATTAACGCTTTGAACCTCAGTCAAGGTctgagatttatttttaaaaataggaaataattTTTTTATAGTGTTGTTCTTCCACTGACCATATTATCAATAGCTGCAGCGGCATCctgaggattaaaaaaaaatcttgtcaATATCTCAtcttataaaatatataagGTTCTGTTCAACTGGTAGCAACATTCAAAATGAAAGCTGTTATGTGAAACCATGTACATATTATCCTGCATTAACGTGCTACATCAGCTGTAAATAAACCAGCCTTGTCCATAAAAGTGGTGGAGTTGAATTAGACAATATATCCTTGCTTAGACAACTTCAGTCtcatatgattttttttaaacaaacctaAATCCTAAATTATATAGCTAACGCATATTTCAGACTGGGAAAGACAGTAAAAAAGAGACAGCGAAACAAAGATCAACTCTGTCATCAGAAGACAATAGAAAATGATGACTCCTTTGAATAAAGCATGTTTATATAAAAAGCACCCTGTCCATTCCTTATCCAACCTTTATGCAAACTGAAGTAATAAATTCAGGACCCACCTCAGCCAGTTCAAATTCAATAAATGCAAATCCTCGGTGTTTTTCTGAAAGAAgagcaaaaacacattattttagATAACAGGAGCAGCACAATTACCTTCATCACTGCTGGACTCACCTGTTTCATAGTCTAAAGGGATCTGGATGTCTATCAGGTCTCCGAACGGAATAAAAGCTGCATGCAACACCTTCTCATCGACCTCTTCTGCCAGGCCACCTGTCAGAATCAGGCAGGTAAACACATCTTTACCTTTCAAAAGCATCACCTGAGAATCAACAGAACTGAGATTGTGACGTTACCGGAAACCATTTACAAGCCACGGTCAAGACACACGAGTTAATAAAAATAAGTTTGTCGCCATGCTAGTGGAATTTTGGAATGTCTTATCGCCACATCATAAAAACTCAAAGTGGTTAGAAAGTTTCTTTACTAGAGTTGCTTTATTCGGGCGGCGTTTTCGTGTTGAACGGTTACACTGCTACGGATTTGTCTTAGTAATATACGGGCGTAAATGTGGTTGCACTCGATGCAATTGTACACCGAGCCCAAgcacttttcctttttaaaaatcacaaattTGCTATTTTTGAATGTAAAATAACCATAACGCACCGATATACAGCACTCGTTTGTTGGCCGCCATCTTGGATTTAACCTTTCCACTTTGACCCCAGCAGCTTGTGATTGGCTCAGAATAACTAGAGCCCGCCCACTTATGGCTCGCGCCCCCTGtcggaggagtttgcgtacaaCATCCTTCCTCTCTTTATGTGACAACAGgcgttttgttgtttgttttttagcaaACATTTGGTTATAAAGCAACATACTATGTTATGTGACCTTTTATTACTACTGCCTTGATATATAATATGGgtataagtcacaatatgtgggtaAAAGACCTGCTGGACGAAGGTCAACCATCATGCAAAATATTGATAGTAAAGTCTCATATTACTGTCATTCCTCTGATTCCCTTGATGCATGATCAATCATATTAAttccttttctatttttaattcttAAAAATTACCTATATATTTAATGTCATCTTTAAGATTTCAGTGATACAAGAAAATTCCCACAAAGTTCATATGGGTTAAATGCGTTATGGGTTATCACAGACAGCCATTTTATTGAGTCAAGAGGATTGATATTTCTTGAGGATTGATATTTCTTGagggatttcaaaataaacacaaatcaaaCTGCTTCCATATGCCACTCCTTTATTGAGAATACCGCACACTCATGACGAAGAGATAAGATGGAGAAGTCAATAATTTCAAATCAAAGATCAACAAAAGAAAGGGctcattttcatttcagtttctcTCTGCGCCCATGATGTAAATGGATCAATAAGATTAATTTGCACTATATCTTTTAGTATATATATGGTTTCATCATTATTAAAGAATAAGCAAATCATGAAATGCaatcatttattatttcaaGTATGATTTTAAAATTGCATGccgtctcttcttctctgtttttgCATAAGAGTCTGGTGTTTTGGAGTCTTGTGAAGGCTCTCGTCTCATATTCTGGAATCAAACATCATAATTACTTTAACAACACAAAACACCATGTGCAAGATTATGAAAAAGCCTGACAGAGAGTGGGAAGATAGTAACATACCAAAATACTCCAGTGATTCATCTTCAGGATGTGGCAGTAGCAGCTGCAGGTGCCATGTTACCTGCTTTCTGAGTGGCATCTTTCTTTGCCTGATGGGCTTGAAGCACAGCAACCGCTTCTTCCACCTGTGCCGGAGGACAAAAGTggagtttttttaaatgctaaatgtCAAAGTGATGAAAAGGGTGAAACCCGAGTACCTTTGATCGTAGAGATTCGTGAGACTCCAACATGTGTAGCAGTTCCGAGTTGTCGATCTCCAGCAGCATGCCGGTGATCTTTCCTGCCAGGTTAGCATGCATGGCCTGAATGAGAGGGAAAAGACGCTCACctagaaacaaaaataaagaaaccatTTAGCAGATTATCAAACGTATTACACTATTTTGATGTTATTACCTAGcatctgtttctgctcctgagGGGGGGCGGCAGCCAGCATGGAGGGTGTGAGAGGCTCCTGTCCCTGAACGTGCACAGCTGGCTGAGCCTGAAAAAGAGAGGAGCATGGGAACATGATCACTGTCTTAGGACActgatttggaaaaaaaattggTGGACAGGACTGGTTTGTTGTTCATACTTGCTGGAGGGCGATAGGCTGCACCACCTGAGGGTTGGGGTTACGCACGCCAGTGGCATATTTGTAAGGTGTCACATTGCGGGGGCCGGGGACCCCCATTGAGGGGCGAGGAGCCATAGTTTGAGCTGAGCCTGGATGGAGCAGAATGTACATTTTGAGCCTTCTGACAGTAAGATTGAAGGATTTGAAGGAAATGTTGGAGAACACACCCCGGGGACCCTGGGAGCTGCTGTTAGGAGTCATCTGTCTCATGTTGCCGCGGGGTCCCGGCTGCCGCAGTGTATTGGGCATCCCTTGGAAACCCCCTAAGAGCAAAGAAGAGGcaaaaaacagtgaaaacaatACAAAGCTTGTCACTGAAGTCCATCAACAACACGAGGACCGTAAAGTCGCCCACACTCACCTTGACCTCTACCACCTTGTTGCTGCCATCGGGGGTTAGGACGCATCTGGGCAAGCTGATTTGGTGCATAGTACGTGGTCCGATTCTGGGCCTGCTTGATACAAGCAGGGAAATTCACATATTTTATCTCAGCCAGCTCCTATTGCTAGTAAAAAACATACAATTGCCTTAAAAACGGCCCCACAGATCCGAAACAGTTTGACTATCATATCACACCTGTGGGACCGCTGGCATGAAATAGCCGCTGGTGGGCTGGAACTGGTTGATGATGGTATTGGCTGGCATGGCTCTCATGCCAGCGATACGCTGCATGTACTGGTTGGTGAGGTGGGCTTTGCGCTCTTCTTTCCTCTGAGCGAGGGCTACGTAGAGGGGCTTGGAGCCAACGATACGACCGTTCATCTCAGTCACGGCTTTGGTGGCCTCCTCGggagaggagaagcagacgAACCCGAAGCCCTTAGAGCGTCCCTCCTCCAGCATGACCTAAAACGCAGACTATTCGTCTCATGAAAACGTCCAACGTGCATCACTCTCACACTGCATCCGCCACAGGCGACATTAGCACTTACCTTGGCACTTGTAATCGACCCAAACGGAGAGAATTCTTTACGGAGTTTCTCATCATCTATGGTGTCGTCCAAGTTCTTGATGTACAGATTAACGCCCTGAAACAGTGGACACTGTCATAGAAGAACAGCAAGGGACCGAAGTGTCGCATGGTTGAGACGCATTTGGCCACGTTCAGACCTGATAACGGCTAATCCTTTCTTGTTTGAGCATCTCAAACTTCCTCTTCAGCTCCGCCTGCCGCTCATTCTTCTTCTGCGCCCGACCGACAAACACGGTCTTGCCATTGAGCTCTGTGCCGTTCATGTCCTCTACGGCCTAATTACATAAGAAAAATCGTGTTTCCCAGGAAATTTTAAAATACAGACTTCCAAGAGGAGAAAGTACCTTGTTAGCATCCTCGTGTTTCTCATAACTAACGAATCCGAAGCCTCTGGATTTGCCAGTTGGGTCCATCATGACCTTCACACTGAGCGTCTTTCCTGAAGGCGACAGACGTCAAGTAAAAGCACGTAAGAGAACAGAAGAGTGCGACAGCGTCCGATTATTTCACCGTATTTATCGAAGAGTTCCTTCAGCCGCTCGTCATCCATGTCATCTCCGAAGTTCTTGATGTAGACGTTGGTGAATTCCTTGGCTTTGGCGCCGAGCTCGGCCTCCCGTTCTTTGCGAGATTTGAAACGACCCACGAACCTGCAGAGAGCGGGGACGCGGCCACGCACATTCTTTTGAAAAAGCCCAGACAGAGAAGGAGAAACCAAGCAAGGAGCCGTCTCCTTTAACCCGTACTCTGCGATCTAAAACCCTTCTAATCCATCTTTCCGCGCACAGAAATGACAGAGGAAGACCTGACCAGGCAAAGACGGTGAGTAAAAAGACATTCCCGAACAAAAAACAGgtaaaaaatacacaaacagcTGCTATCAGTCCGCGATTCATCGTTTTAGGGGTGACCCAACCAAAAAATGATGTTAATGTCATCTGAGGCAggcagattgttcaacatgctcCACATAACAGAGACAACCATCTTATATCTTGGTCCAAAAACCTGATGAGGAtgtggatggagagaagaggagggacagAGTCTCACAGTACAAAGGAAAGCTGAGCATGACCAAATGATCTTATATACCTTTCCGTGATGACCTTTCTCTCCTTCTGCCATCCAGTATTGCATTGCTGCATTGGATCCATcactaaaacacacaagcatggtcacacacacatacacacacgcacaaacagacGCTCCAAGATGGGCGGCCAGCGAGTGGAAAAATGAGGCAACAGAAAAGGCGTCTGGTAGGAAAGATAAGAACGGGCCAGAGCTTATAGTTTGTTATTTATCAAGTTATTTAGAAGTCGTCCTGGAGACAGCCAGAGATGAGTTTATTAGTCCGATtattcacacacaaactcaaCAACTGAAagaagacacaaacaaacagtcagtttacttcattaaaaaaatgaatgctAGTATCACAAGCCCAGTAaacgctgcacttcctgtccactTAATGAGCGAGGAACTACTTTGGTGATCCAATAACTGCTGCGGGCCTAAATTCTCTGACTTTAGCTTTCCAAACTGGGTCgttcctccttttccctcacCTCTCTGACGTGTAACtgaattgaatttgtgttgcGGATGAAATCACACGGTGCTACTTCCTAACTAGTAACTGACGAATGAAAAATGCGTATTGACCACGATTAAAAGGTTGAGAAGCCGCCGATTTTCCACCAAGACATCAGCGTCGCGATACCTTTGGAATACTAAAGTAAACACCCCCTCCCCGGTTCCCTACATGATCGGACACTCACACCTTGCGGTCATTGAGAAGCATTCCGTTCATTTTCTCGATGGCACGGTCGGCGGCGTCCTGAGTCTCAAAGTGGACAAAAGCGTAGCCTTTAGATCCATTTTCATCACACACCACCTGGAGCGGAGGGATACGTGAGAAAACATAGACCCATAAATCACCTTttggttgaaaatgaaaaatgatccCCTTTTGTATGTATGATATATATTTCACAATGCAATTAGGACAGTTTTAACCCCTGGAAAATGTAGATATTTACACATTCAACACTTTACAGTCCCTCGTTGACGGCGCTCTTACCTTGCAGGAGAGGATGTTGCCGAATGCAGAGAAAGTGTCGTACAGCGCTTTGTTGTCGATGGACTTATCGAGGTTCTTGATGAACACGTTGCCCACTCCGGACTTCCTGAGGGAGGGGTCTCTCTGGGACCACATGATCCGGATCGGCTTCCCTTTGACCACGTCAAAGTTCATGGTGTCCAAGGCTCTCTCAGCTGACAGGAGGGAACAAATAATGAGTGTTTTCATAAGAGCCTCGCGTCAAACAGTCAATCAGCCATAGGTGTGTGAGGCACAGGCTGTTGTGATACGTGTCCAAGTCTTAAACACCATCTTTTTACATTACACACTTGTAATTACCTCATAATAACATCATtccaagaggaaaaacaggtcCAACTGCAGTTTGTCCTCTGTGTACATTACAAAAACAGCACGTGGGGCAGGGTTCACACAGCAGACATGTGggtgctggagcagctgttggggggggcagctgcaaCACATGGCTTCCTTCTCAAACTCACCACATGCTGCCGTTCCTGTTTCACACCTCAGCCGGTTCCAGCAGGAACACAGGGAGCCCTTTGATACACCAAATGGGTTTGGGTGTCATGGGTCTAGTTTAACCGCTTCACCCCCCCTGCTCTAACACACATATGTGCTCCCACCTCCATAGGGGCGCATGTGCCAAACATCCCTTTGTTCGGTCGCTCCACAGTAACGGACACGCGGCCGAGCTTTCCAGCTAAAAAATGTCTGGTAAACAAAACAGATCTGCCCTGCGTATGCTGACATCGGCAGTTTGGTCCCATTTGGACTTCACAGCGTGAGGGTGCTCAGAGAAGGTGTGAGAGTGCTGTCAGACACGATTGCAAGGTCCATGGTGGGATTCTAGTGTTTTAAAACGGGTCTGAGAGACCTTCTAAGCAGTGTAACTACTGACATAGTCGTGAATTCTTCATCAAAAGCCACCGAATAAAATAGCGCTAGGGAAActcattttaagtgttttagcATCGGCTTGAATTAATTCGGGTCAGGCAGGTTTGAGGCTGCTCAACAAGTCTTCTATATTTAGAGAGGGGTCCTGAGAGGTATTTGCTGGCATGGGGTGCGTGGAGAGCGTTCTCTGCCATTGATGGGGAAGAGATACGTTCAACAAGAATGAGAATCACCAGGGAGTGTTTACACAC
Protein-coding sequences here:
- the pabpc4 gene encoding polyadenylate-binding protein 4 isoform X2 produces the protein MNTAAGNYPMASLYVGDLHPDITEAMLYEKFSPAGPVLSIRVCRDMITRRSLGYAYVNFSQPADAERALDTMNFDVVKGKPIRIMWSQRDPSLRKSGVGNVFIKNLDKSIDNKALYDTFSAFGNILSCKVVCDENGSKGYAFVHFETQDAADRAIEKMNGMLLNDRKVFVGRFKSRKEREAELGAKAKEFTNVYIKNFGDDMDDERLKELFDKYGKTLSVKVMMDPTGKSRGFGFVSYEKHEDANKAVEDMNGTELNGKTVFVGRAQKKNERQAELKRKFEMLKQERISRYQGVNLYIKNLDDTIDDEKLRKEFSPFGSITSAKVMLEEGRSKGFGFVCFSSPEEATKAVTEMNGRIVGSKPLYVALAQRKEERKAHLTNQYMQRIAGMRAMPANTIINQFQPTSGYFMPAVPQQAQNRTTYYAPNQLAQMRPNPRWQQQGGRGQGGFQGMPNTLRQPGPRGNMRQMTPNSSSQGPRGSAQTMAPRPSMGVPGPRNVTPYKYATGVRNPNPQVVQPIALQQAQPAVHVQGQEPLTPSMLAAAPPQEQKQMLGERLFPLIQAMHANLAGKITGMLLEIDNSELLHMLESHESLRSKVEEAVAVLQAHQAKKDATQKAGNMAPAAATATS
- the pabpc4 gene encoding polyadenylate-binding protein 4 isoform X1; the encoded protein is MNTAAGNYPMASLYVGDLHPDITEAMLYEKFSPAGPVLSIRVCRDMITRRSLGYAYVNFSQPADAERALDTMNFDVVKGKPIRIMWSQRDPSLRKSGVGNVFIKNLDKSIDNKALYDTFSAFGNILSCKVVCDENGSKGYAFVHFETQDAADRAIEKMNGMLLNDRKVFVGRFKSRKEREAELGAKAKEFTNVYIKNFGDDMDDERLKELFDKYGKTLSVKVMMDPTGKSRGFGFVSYEKHEDANKAVEDMNGTELNGKTVFVGRAQKKNERQAELKRKFEMLKQERISRYQGVNLYIKNLDDTIDDEKLRKEFSPFGSITSAKVMLEEGRSKGFGFVCFSSPEEATKAVTEMNGRIVGSKPLYVALAQRKEERKAHLTNQYMQRIAGMRAMPANTIINQFQPTSGYFMPAVPQAQNRTTYYAPNQLAQMRPNPRWQQQGGRGQGGFQGMPNTLRQPGPRGNMRQMTPNSSSQGPRGVFSNISFKSFNLTVRRLKMYILLHPGSAQTMAPRPSMGVPGPRNVTPYKYATGVRNPNPQVVQPIALQQAQPAVHVQGQEPLTPSMLAAAPPQEQKQMLGERLFPLIQAMHANLAGKITGMLLEIDNSELLHMLESHESLRSKVEEAVAVLQAHQAKKDATQKAGNMAPAAATATS
- the pabpc4 gene encoding polyadenylate-binding protein 4 isoform X3 — encoded protein: MNTAAGNYPMASLYVGDLHPDITEAMLYEKFSPAGPVLSIRVCRDMITRRSLGYAYVNFSQPADAERALDTMNFDVVKGKPIRIMWSQRDPSLRKSGVGNVFIKNLDKSIDNKALYDTFSAFGNILSCKVVCDENGSKGYAFVHFETQDAADRAIEKMNGMLLNDRKVFVGRFKSRKEREAELGAKAKEFTNVYIKNFGDDMDDERLKELFDKYGKTLSVKVMMDPTGKSRGFGFVSYEKHEDANKAVEDMNGTELNGKTVFVGRAQKKNERQAELKRKFEMLKQERISRYQGVNLYIKNLDDTIDDEKLRKEFSPFGSITSAKVMLEEGRSKGFGFVCFSSPEEATKAVTEMNGRIVGSKPLYVALAQRKEERKAHLTNQYMQRIAGMRAMPANTIINQFQPTSGYFMPAVPQAQNRTTYYAPNQLAQMRPNPRWQQQGGRGQGGFQGMPNTLRQPGPRGNMRQMTPNSSSQGPRGSAQTMAPRPSMGVPGPRNVTPYKYATGVRNPNPQVVQPIALQQAQPAVHVQGQEPLTPSMLAAAPPQEQKQMLGERLFPLIQAMHANLAGKITGMLLEIDNSELLHMLESHESLRSKVEEAVAVLQAHQAKKDATQKAGNMAPAAATATS